The following proteins are co-located in the Paraburkholderia phytofirmans PsJN genome:
- a CDS encoding GlcG/HbpS family heme-binding protein produces MLSKPVLTVAETTRILEAARAEAEKHQWAVAIVVVDDGGHQLGMLRLDGSAPASSYIATEKARTSAIGRRETKVYEDMINNGRTAFLSAPLLGTLEGGVPVIVEGQVIGAVGVSGVKSDQDAQIAKAGIAAIAA; encoded by the coding sequence ATGCTGAGCAAACCCGTGTTGACCGTCGCCGAAACGACCCGCATCCTCGAAGCCGCCCGCGCCGAAGCCGAGAAACACCAGTGGGCCGTCGCCATCGTGGTGGTGGACGATGGCGGCCATCAGCTCGGCATGCTGCGTCTGGACGGCAGCGCGCCGGCCAGTTCGTACATCGCGACCGAAAAGGCCCGCACTTCGGCGATCGGCCGCCGTGAAACCAAGGTATACGAAGACATGATCAACAACGGCCGCACCGCCTTCCTGAGCGCGCCGCTGCTAGGCACGCTGGAAGGCGGCGTGCCGGTGATCGTCGAAGGCCAGGTGATCGGCGCGGTCGGCGTGTCGGGCGTCAAGTCGGACCAGGACGCGCAGATCGCCAAGGCAGGTATCGCGGCTATCGCCGCCTGA
- a CDS encoding MOSC domain-containing protein — protein MPTISELFVYPIKSCAGIALNEARLLATGLEYDRCWMVTDPAGAMLTQRAYPRMALIKVELGAEDLVIRAPGMSELRTPLESARLAAPPAVETRVWRDAAYGLDTGDACAAWFSTFLGVPARLLRFDPERERIVDPDYTESVGRATTHFADGFPLLVIGQASLDDLNTRLNGKGAPSIPIDRFRPNVVLTGLDAYEEDYVETLSVDGEAGGGAQLQLVKPCTRCPMPTIDQAKGAPDPDWPNEPSDTMSAYRANPQRNGAITFGNNALVASGAGTWLRVGQTVEAELGFGD, from the coding sequence ATGCCGACCATCAGCGAACTATTCGTCTATCCGATCAAATCCTGCGCGGGCATTGCGCTCAACGAGGCGCGGCTGCTTGCCACCGGCCTCGAATACGACCGCTGCTGGATGGTCACCGACCCGGCCGGCGCCATGCTCACGCAGCGCGCGTATCCACGCATGGCGCTGATCAAGGTCGAACTCGGCGCCGAGGATCTCGTGATCCGCGCGCCCGGTATGAGCGAGTTGCGCACGCCGCTGGAAAGCGCGCGGCTCGCGGCGCCGCCCGCGGTAGAAACCAGGGTCTGGCGCGACGCGGCCTACGGGCTCGACACCGGCGACGCATGCGCCGCGTGGTTCTCGACGTTTCTCGGCGTGCCCGCGCGGCTCCTGCGCTTCGATCCTGAACGCGAGCGCATCGTCGATCCGGACTACACGGAGAGCGTGGGCCGCGCGACCACCCATTTCGCCGATGGTTTTCCGCTGCTGGTGATCGGCCAGGCGTCGCTCGACGATCTGAACACGCGCCTGAACGGCAAGGGCGCGCCGTCGATTCCGATCGACCGGTTCCGTCCCAACGTGGTGCTGACGGGGCTCGACGCGTATGAGGAGGACTATGTGGAGACGCTGAGCGTCGACGGAGAAGCGGGCGGGGGCGCGCAACTGCAACTGGTCAAGCCTTGCACGCGCTGCCCAATGCCGACCATCGACCAAGCCAAAGGCGCGCCCGATCCGGACTGGCCGAACGAGCCGAGCGACACGATGAGCGCCTATCGCGCGAATCCGCAGCGAAACGGCGCGATCACGTTCGGCAACAACGCGTTGGTCGCGAGCGGCGCCGGGACGTGGCTGCGCGTGGGGCAGACTGTGGAAGCGGAACTGGGCTTCGGCGATTGA
- a CDS encoding response regulator: MARRIRYVDDIPAPTLVAVTGLERTEDVSKSLRSGFDHHFVKPAPMPVILAALTARVWH, translated from the coding sequence GTGGCGCGGCGAATCCGCTACGTGGACGATATTCCGGCGCCCACGCTGGTCGCGGTCACTGGACTCGAACGCACCGAGGACGTAAGCAAATCGCTGCGCTCGGGCTTCGACCATCATTTCGTCAAGCCCGCGCCGATGCCGGTGATTCTCGCGGCGTTGACCGCGCGTGTCTGGCACTAG
- the cobA gene encoding uroporphyrinogen-III C-methyltransferase — MNTNTGKVTLLSAGPGDLDLLTLKAAKALAAADVLLLDDLVNPEIVTLAPQARVIRVGKRGGCRSTPQAFIERLMRRYALKGLHVVRVKGGEALLFGRAGEELAVLRGAGIPVEIINGISSGFAAAAGLGISLTHRRHCHGVSFVTAHTEDHGEPDWAALAATRTTLAVYMGMRRIDSIAAALLASLPADTPAAVVQWAGGSNERRLMSRLDRLAADATNAGFGSPAVILVGSAVGESVERVWAIDDERRDEPATMQTDMPNAREAIAQAA; from the coding sequence ATGAACACCAACACCGGCAAGGTCACCTTATTGAGCGCCGGCCCCGGCGACCTCGATCTGCTCACGCTCAAAGCCGCGAAAGCGCTGGCCGCCGCCGATGTCCTGCTGCTCGACGACCTGGTGAATCCCGAGATCGTGACGCTGGCGCCGCAAGCGCGGGTGATTCGCGTCGGCAAACGCGGCGGCTGCCGCTCGACGCCGCAAGCTTTTATCGAACGGCTGATGCGGCGCTATGCGCTCAAGGGCTTGCACGTGGTGCGGGTGAAAGGCGGCGAAGCCCTATTGTTCGGACGCGCCGGCGAAGAGCTTGCGGTCTTGCGCGGCGCGGGCATTCCGGTGGAAATCATCAACGGCATCTCGTCCGGGTTCGCGGCTGCCGCAGGACTCGGCATTTCACTCACGCATCGCCGCCATTGCCATGGCGTGAGCTTCGTCACCGCACATACGGAGGACCACGGCGAGCCAGACTGGGCCGCGCTGGCCGCGACGCGCACCACGCTGGCCGTCTATATGGGGATGCGGCGGATCGACAGCATCGCGGCCGCCCTGCTCGCGAGTTTGCCGGCGGATACGCCCGCCGCCGTGGTGCAATGGGCCGGTGGCAGCAACGAACGGCGTTTGATGAGCCGCCTTGACCGGCTCGCTGCGGATGCGACGAACGCGGGCTTCGGCAGCCCGGCAGTGATTCTGGTGGGCAGCGCGGTCGGCGAGAGCGTCGAGCGCGTGTGGGCGATTGATGACGAACGGCGCGACGAACCGGCCACGATGCAAACCGACATGCCGAACGCGCGCGAGGCGATCGCGCAGGCCGCCTGA
- the nirB gene encoding nitrite reductase large subunit NirB: MKIIVIGHGMVGHKLVECLAQDAAHGLDITVLCEESRPAYDRVHLSEFFAGKTADDLSLVEPGFFERQNVLLKLNAKAVAIDRDARTVTVSTGETLPYDKLVFATGSYPFVPPVQGRERADCFVYRTIDDLEAMRECGARSKTGTVVGGGLLGLECAKALRDMGLQTHVVEFAPRLMAVQVDDGGGRVLRGKIEELGVTVHMQKNTTAIVDGEAGTHRMQFADGSHLDTDMIVFSAGIRPRDDLARASGLTLGPRGGIVIDNACRTSDPHIYAIGECALWNGQLFGLVAPGYDMARAVAKQLLGDTAEFAGADMSTKLKLMGVDVASIGDAHGNTPGSRAYQFSDERKQVYKKLVVSECGKYLLGGVMVGDAAEYGTLLQMMLNRIELPASPEFLILPAADGNAKPALGVDSLPASAQICSCNNVSKGELCAAVCAGATDIGALKCATTAGTSCGGCVPLVTQVMKAEMKKQGLAVNNHVCEHFAYSRQELYHIVRVEGVRSFGELLAKHGHGLGCDICKPVVASVLASCWNEFVLKKEHASLQDTNDYYLANIQRDGTYSVVPRMAGGEVTPDGLIAVGQVAKKYGLYTKITGGQRVDLFGARVEQLPLIWEELIAAGFESGHAYGKSLRTVKSCVGSTWCRYGVGDSVGLAVEIENRYKGLRTPHKIKFGVSGCTRECAEAQGKDVGIIATEKGWNLYVCGNGGMKPRHAELLASDLDKETLVRYIDRFLMFYVRTADRLQRTSVWRENLEGGLDYLIDVVVNDHLGVADELESEMQHVVDTYECEWKKAVTDPETRKRFRHFVNSGESDSNVAFVEERGQIRPATPAERRSKLAAIPVVVETV, translated from the coding sequence ATGAAAATCATCGTTATCGGTCACGGGATGGTCGGTCACAAACTGGTCGAGTGCCTCGCACAAGACGCCGCGCACGGACTCGACATCACGGTGCTGTGCGAGGAATCGCGGCCGGCCTACGACCGTGTGCACCTGTCGGAGTTTTTCGCGGGCAAGACGGCGGACGATCTGTCGCTGGTCGAGCCCGGCTTCTTCGAACGTCAGAACGTGTTACTCAAACTGAATGCGAAGGCCGTGGCGATCGATCGCGATGCGCGCACCGTGACGGTATCGACAGGCGAAACATTACCTTATGACAAGCTGGTTTTCGCCACCGGCTCCTATCCGTTCGTGCCGCCGGTGCAAGGCCGTGAACGCGCCGATTGCTTCGTGTACCGAACTATCGACGACCTCGAAGCGATGCGCGAATGCGGCGCGCGCTCGAAGACGGGCACGGTGGTGGGCGGCGGACTGCTCGGCCTCGAATGCGCGAAGGCGCTGCGCGACATGGGTCTGCAAACGCACGTGGTCGAATTCGCGCCGCGTTTGATGGCCGTGCAGGTGGACGACGGCGGCGGCCGTGTGTTGCGCGGCAAGATCGAAGAACTCGGCGTGACGGTGCATATGCAGAAGAACACCACGGCGATCGTCGACGGCGAAGCGGGCACGCACCGCATGCAATTCGCCGACGGCAGCCATCTCGACACCGACATGATCGTATTCTCTGCGGGCATTCGTCCGCGTGACGATCTCGCGCGTGCGAGCGGCCTGACGCTCGGCCCGCGTGGCGGCATCGTGATCGACAACGCGTGCCGCACGAGCGATCCGCACATCTACGCGATCGGCGAATGCGCGCTGTGGAATGGCCAACTGTTCGGCCTCGTGGCGCCGGGTTACGACATGGCTCGCGCGGTGGCGAAGCAATTGCTGGGCGACACGGCGGAATTCGCCGGCGCCGACATGAGCACCAAGCTCAAGCTGATGGGCGTGGATGTGGCGAGCATCGGCGACGCGCACGGCAACACGCCGGGCAGCCGCGCGTACCAGTTCAGCGACGAGCGCAAGCAGGTCTACAAGAAGCTGGTGGTGTCCGAGTGCGGCAAATATCTGCTGGGCGGCGTGATGGTGGGCGACGCCGCCGAATACGGCACGCTGCTGCAGATGATGTTGAACCGCATCGAACTGCCTGCATCGCCTGAATTCCTGATCCTGCCGGCGGCCGACGGCAATGCGAAGCCCGCGCTCGGAGTCGATTCCTTGCCCGCTTCCGCGCAAATCTGTTCGTGCAACAACGTCTCGAAGGGCGAGTTGTGCGCCGCCGTTTGCGCAGGCGCGACCGACATCGGCGCTTTGAAGTGCGCGACGACCGCCGGCACGTCATGCGGCGGTTGCGTGCCGCTCGTCACGCAAGTGATGAAGGCCGAGATGAAGAAGCAGGGACTCGCGGTCAACAACCACGTCTGCGAACACTTCGCGTATTCGCGCCAGGAGCTGTATCACATCGTGCGTGTGGAAGGCGTGCGCAGCTTCGGCGAACTGCTCGCGAAGCACGGCCACGGCCTTGGCTGCGATATCTGCAAGCCGGTGGTGGCGAGCGTGCTCGCGTCGTGCTGGAACGAGTTCGTGTTGAAGAAAGAGCACGCCTCGCTGCAGGACACCAACGACTATTACCTCGCCAACATTCAGCGCGACGGCACCTATTCGGTCGTGCCGCGCATGGCGGGCGGCGAAGTCACCCCCGATGGTTTGATCGCGGTCGGCCAGGTCGCCAAAAAATACGGCCTCTATACGAAGATCACCGGCGGCCAGCGTGTCGATCTGTTCGGCGCGCGCGTCGAGCAATTGCCGCTCATCTGGGAAGAGCTGATCGCCGCTGGTTTCGAATCGGGCCACGCGTACGGCAAGTCGCTGCGCACGGTGAAATCGTGTGTCGGTTCGACGTGGTGCCGCTACGGCGTCGGCGATTCGGTGGGCCTCGCGGTGGAGATCGAGAACCGCTACAAGGGCCTGCGCACGCCGCACAAGATCAAGTTCGGCGTGTCGGGCTGCACTCGCGAATGCGCGGAAGCGCAAGGCAAGGACGTCGGCATCATCGCGACCGAGAAGGGCTGGAATCTCTATGTGTGCGGCAATGGCGGCATGAAGCCGCGCCACGCCGAACTGCTCGCGTCGGACCTCGATAAGGAAACGCTGGTGCGCTACATCGACCGTTTCCTGATGTTCTACGTGCGCACCGCAGACCGCCTGCAACGCACCAGCGTGTGGCGCGAGAACCTCGAAGGCGGCCTGGATTATCTGATCGACGTGGTCGTCAACGACCACCTGGGTGTGGCCGACGAACTCGAGTCGGAAATGCAGCACGTGGTCGACACCTACGAGTGCGAATGGAAAAAGGCCGTCACCGATCCCGAAACGCGCAAGCGCTTCCGTCATTTCGTCAACAGCGGCGAGTCGGACAGCAACGTTGCGTTCGTGGAGGAACGCGGCCAGATCCGGCCGGCCACACCCGCCGAGCGGCGCTCGAAGCTCGCGGCGATTCCCGTTGTCGTCGAAACCGTTTGA
- the nirD gene encoding nitrite reductase small subunit NirD translates to MNNDRLPRSWTPVCPLDDIVPNTGVCALVNGEQVAVFHVNNGDADPIVYAIENFDPGSQAAVLSRGLIGSLGERIVVASPIYKHHFDLRTGECLETPAHSVSAFAARVENGQVWVAV, encoded by the coding sequence ATGAACAACGATCGCCTGCCACGCTCCTGGACGCCAGTTTGCCCGCTCGACGACATCGTGCCGAACACGGGTGTTTGCGCGCTCGTCAACGGCGAACAGGTCGCGGTTTTTCACGTGAACAACGGTGATGCAGACCCGATCGTGTACGCGATCGAAAACTTCGATCCGGGCTCGCAGGCCGCGGTGCTCTCGCGCGGATTGATCGGCAGCCTCGGCGAACGCATCGTGGTCGCTTCGCCGATCTACAAGCATCACTTCGACCTGCGCACCGGGGAGTGCCTCGAAACACCGGCGCATTCCGTCAGCGCGTTTGCCGCGCGGGTGGAAAACGGCCAGGTGTGGGTCGCGGTTTGA
- a CDS encoding bifunctional nitrate reductase/sulfite reductase flavoprotein subunit alpha — protein sequence MSSTNVKTVCPYCGVGCGMVLHVEDGQVVKISGDKEHPANFGRLCTKGQSAHVALRKSGRLEDAFVRHARGQDPAPLPMAQAISTTAARLRGLLDEHGPDALSFYVSGQMSIEAQYLVNKLAKGFVGTSNIESNSRLCMASAGSGYKLSLGADGPPGSYEDIDHADLFFVIGANMADCHPILFLRMMDRVKAGAKLIVVDPRRNTTAEKADLFMQIKPGTDLALLNGLLHLLHENGHTDAAFIADATEGWDAMPAFLADYTPENVAQITGLAVEDIRQAARMIGTAKEWISCWTMGLNQSTHGTWHTNAICNLHLATGKICRRGSGPFSLTGQPNAMGGREMGYMGPGLPGQRSVLVEEDRAFIEDLWGIPKDSLKPQVGNGTIDMFTRMAAGEIKACWIICTNPVASVANRQNVIDGLSAAQLVIAQDAFLDTETNRYADVLLPGALWAEAEGVMINSERNLTLMQKGIEPPGAALPDWQIIARVACEMGFADAFTYASAEEVFAEITRASNPKTGYDLRGASYRRLRETPLQWPLAPDDSADRNPVRYLNDGVSQTLKERPDGSRPRLVFPTASGKAMFFARAYAAPAELPDREFPIVLNTGRLQHQWHTMTKTGKVAMLNKLNPGPFVEIHPEDAATLGIKAKDPVEIRSRRGRAVLPAVVTGRVNAGQCFAPMHWNDVFGDDLCINAVTSDAIDPVSQQPELKFCAVALSPVPAGRVEPFLNDDDVSLADGAVAVAASAALANTISASAEDLDMPRIDALSSLLQLPPTPAPSLTDLERVYLAGFVNGLRSAEAQGIDRVPVLPASAPFDATNRLYVDGLLAGLYSRAATTPAAALTTPHGATNAETSPASSGVRIVRARPKVTLLWASQTGNTESLTEGYATRLMESGFEIRTSCMADCQASTLVKAQYVLLMTSTFGDGDPPDNAQSLWTQLNAEGAPRLDGVRFAVLALGDRNYDQFCGHGRRLDERLAGHGALRLMERVDCDSEYQESADAWLESVIVRIKEEDAALYAVPPGGMINAVVPGTVATKTRPAASRLVSNLRLNKQGAAKDTRYFSLSTGDSGLEYEAGDALGVWPSNCPELVDELIALSGVSADAAVNVAGVGEMRLADALGKHYEIARPSPDLLAFVAARSDNGALRDLLSPERKADLKQWLWGQQIADVLHEFPVNLTAAELTGMLKRLQPRLYSIASSPKAHAGEVHLTVAAVRYSNGRRHRKGVSSTFLADRAGDVNVPVFVQKSAHFRPPHGSDTPMIMVGPGTGVAPFRGFLHERRARGDRGRNWLFFGEQHAASDFYYRDELESMRDTGVLTRLDVAFSRDQADKVYVQDRMREQGAQLWSWLEDGAHFYVCGDANRMAKDVDAALKEVVARHGGMSDEKALEYVNRLAQEKRYARDVY from the coding sequence ATGTCCTCCACTAACGTAAAAACCGTGTGCCCCTACTGCGGCGTTGGCTGCGGTATGGTCCTGCACGTCGAGGACGGCCAGGTCGTGAAAATCTCCGGCGACAAGGAGCATCCGGCCAATTTTGGACGGCTGTGCACGAAGGGTCAGTCGGCGCACGTCGCGTTGCGCAAGTCGGGACGTCTCGAAGACGCGTTCGTGCGTCACGCGCGCGGCCAGGACCCGGCGCCGCTGCCGATGGCGCAGGCGATCAGCACCACGGCGGCGCGCTTGCGCGGCCTGCTCGATGAACATGGGCCCGACGCGCTGTCGTTCTACGTCTCCGGGCAGATGTCGATCGAGGCGCAGTACCTCGTCAACAAACTCGCCAAGGGTTTTGTCGGCACCAGCAACATCGAATCGAATTCGCGCCTGTGCATGGCGAGCGCGGGCAGCGGCTACAAACTGTCGCTCGGCGCGGACGGTCCGCCGGGATCGTACGAGGACATCGATCACGCCGACCTGTTCTTCGTGATTGGCGCAAATATGGCCGACTGTCACCCGATTCTGTTCCTTCGCATGATGGATCGCGTGAAGGCCGGCGCCAAACTGATCGTTGTCGATCCGCGCCGCAATACGACGGCGGAGAAGGCCGATCTCTTCATGCAGATCAAGCCGGGCACCGATCTCGCGTTGCTCAACGGCCTGCTGCATCTGCTGCACGAAAACGGCCATACGGATGCCGCTTTCATCGCCGACGCCACCGAAGGCTGGGACGCCATGCCCGCGTTTCTCGCCGACTACACACCGGAAAACGTCGCGCAAATCACCGGACTCGCAGTCGAAGATATCCGCCAGGCCGCGCGGATGATCGGCACCGCCAAAGAGTGGATCAGCTGCTGGACCATGGGCCTGAATCAGAGCACGCACGGCACATGGCACACCAACGCGATCTGCAACCTGCATCTGGCGACGGGCAAGATTTGCCGGCGCGGCAGCGGCCCGTTTTCGCTGACGGGCCAGCCCAATGCGATGGGCGGCCGCGAGATGGGTTACATGGGGCCGGGCCTGCCGGGTCAACGCTCGGTACTGGTGGAAGAAGACCGTGCGTTTATCGAAGACCTGTGGGGCATTCCGAAGGACTCGCTCAAGCCGCAAGTCGGCAACGGCACGATCGATATGTTCACGCGCATGGCGGCGGGCGAGATCAAGGCGTGCTGGATCATCTGCACGAATCCGGTGGCGAGCGTGGCGAATCGTCAGAACGTGATCGACGGATTGAGCGCGGCGCAACTCGTGATCGCGCAGGACGCGTTCCTCGACACCGAGACCAACCGCTACGCCGACGTGCTGTTGCCCGGCGCGCTGTGGGCCGAAGCCGAAGGCGTGATGATCAACTCCGAGCGCAATCTCACGCTGATGCAGAAGGGCATTGAGCCGCCGGGCGCCGCGTTGCCGGACTGGCAGATCATCGCGCGTGTTGCGTGTGAAATGGGTTTCGCCGATGCCTTCACTTACGCGAGCGCCGAGGAAGTCTTCGCGGAAATCACTCGCGCATCGAATCCGAAAACCGGTTACGACCTGCGCGGCGCAAGCTATCGCCGTCTGAGGGAAACGCCGTTGCAATGGCCGCTTGCACCGGATGATTCCGCCGATCGCAATCCGGTGCGCTACCTCAACGACGGCGTGAGTCAAACGCTCAAAGAGCGGCCCGACGGTAGCCGTCCGCGGCTCGTGTTTCCGACGGCGAGCGGCAAGGCGATGTTCTTCGCGCGCGCCTACGCGGCGCCGGCTGAACTGCCGGACCGTGAGTTTCCGATCGTGCTGAATACGGGCCGCTTGCAGCATCAATGGCACACGATGACCAAGACCGGCAAGGTCGCGATGTTAAACAAGCTGAACCCCGGCCCGTTCGTCGAGATTCATCCCGAAGATGCCGCCACGCTCGGCATCAAGGCTAAAGATCCGGTGGAGATTCGGTCGCGCCGCGGCCGCGCGGTGTTGCCGGCTGTCGTGACCGGGCGTGTGAACGCGGGGCAGTGCTTTGCGCCGATGCACTGGAACGACGTTTTCGGCGACGATCTTTGCATCAACGCCGTGACGAGCGACGCCATCGACCCGGTCTCGCAGCAGCCCGAACTCAAGTTTTGCGCTGTGGCGTTGAGCCCGGTGCCGGCCGGGCGCGTCGAGCCTTTCCTGAATGACGACGATGTATCGCTGGCTGATGGAGCCGTTGCAGTCGCTGCGAGCGCGGCGCTGGCCAACACCATATCGGCAAGCGCCGAGGATCTGGATATGCCCCGTATCGATGCACTCAGCAGCCTGTTGCAGTTGCCGCCGACACCCGCGCCTTCACTTACCGATTTGGAGCGCGTCTACCTGGCCGGCTTCGTGAATGGACTGCGTTCGGCGGAAGCGCAAGGTATCGACCGCGTGCCGGTTCTGCCGGCAAGCGCGCCGTTCGATGCGACGAACCGCCTTTACGTCGACGGTTTGTTGGCCGGTCTTTATAGCCGCGCTGCGACCACTCCGGCTGCTGCGTTGACAACGCCGCACGGCGCAACGAATGCGGAAACATCGCCCGCGTCGTCCGGCGTGCGGATCGTACGCGCACGGCCGAAGGTCACGCTGTTGTGGGCCTCGCAAACCGGCAACACCGAGTCGCTGACCGAAGGCTACGCCACGCGTTTAATGGAGTCGGGTTTTGAAATCCGCACGTCGTGTATGGCGGATTGTCAGGCGTCGACTCTCGTCAAAGCCCAATACGTACTGCTGATGACGAGCACCTTCGGCGACGGCGATCCGCCCGACAACGCGCAAAGTTTGTGGACGCAGTTGAACGCCGAGGGCGCGCCGCGGCTCGACGGTGTGCGCTTCGCGGTGCTGGCGCTCGGCGATCGCAATTACGACCAGTTCTGCGGCCACGGCCGCCGCCTCGATGAGCGGCTCGCCGGACACGGGGCCTTGCGCCTGATGGAGCGCGTCGATTGCGATAGCGAGTATCAGGAAAGCGCGGATGCGTGGCTCGAAAGCGTCATCGTGCGCATCAAGGAAGAGGATGCCGCGCTGTACGCTGTGCCGCCGGGCGGCATGATCAACGCGGTGGTGCCGGGCACGGTGGCGACCAAAACGCGGCCGGCCGCGTCGCGGCTCGTCAGCAATCTGCGCCTGAACAAGCAGGGCGCGGCGAAAGACACGCGCTACTTTTCGCTGAGTACCGGCGACTCAGGACTCGAATACGAAGCAGGTGATGCGCTCGGCGTCTGGCCCAGCAACTGCCCGGAACTGGTCGACGAATTGATCGCGTTGAGCGGCGTGAGCGCGGATGCCGCGGTGAACGTGGCGGGCGTAGGCGAAATGCGTCTTGCCGATGCACTTGGCAAGCATTACGAGATCGCGCGGCCGAGCCCCGATCTTCTCGCGTTCGTCGCCGCGCGCAGCGATAACGGCGCGCTGCGCGATCTGCTGTCGCCCGAGCGCAAGGCCGACCTCAAGCAGTGGTTGTGGGGCCAGCAGATCGCCGACGTGCTGCACGAATTTCCGGTGAACCTCACGGCCGCCGAATTGACCGGCATGCTCAAGCGTCTGCAGCCGCGTCTCTATTCGATTGCATCGAGCCCGAAAGCACATGCGGGCGAAGTTCATCTGACCGTTGCCGCGGTGCGCTACAGCAATGGCCGCCGTCATCGCAAAGGCGTGTCGTCGACGTTTCTCGCCGACCGCGCAGGCGATGTCAACGTGCCCGTGTTCGTGCAGAAGTCCGCGCACTTTCGTCCTCCTCACGGTTCCGATACGCCGATGATCATGGTCGGCCCCGGCACCGGTGTTGCACCGTTTCGCGGCTTTCTGCACGAACGGCGTGCGCGCGGCGATAGGGGACGCAACTGGCTCTTCTTCGGCGAGCAGCACGCCGCTTCGGATTTCTACTATCGCGACGAACTCGAATCGATGCGCGACACCGGTGTGCTGACGCGGCTTGACGTCGCCTTCTCGCGCGACCAGGCAGACAAGGTCTATGTGCAGGACCGCATGCGCGAACAGGGTGCGCAACTGTGGTCGTGGCTCGAAGACGGTGCGCATTTCTACGTATGCGGCGACGCCAACCGGATGGCGAAGGATGTCGACGCGGCGCTCAAGGAAGTGGTGGCTCGTCACGGAGGCATGAGCGACGAAAAAGCCCTCGAATACGTGAACCGTCTCGCGCAGGAAAAGCGCTACGCACGCGACGTTTATTGA
- a CDS encoding MFS transporter produces MKNVMSSLKSGDWRALVACFLYFDTGFTVWVLYGPLAPFISKSIAMTPAQQGLLVAVPVLSAAILRVTLGNLYQSAHGKRIALMGVLLSAVPTIVLPLMPSVPSYTVLLVLGVFLGVGGASFAVALPMAGSNYPPKVQGLVLGLAAAGNIGAVLDGFLFPQLATHYGWQMAAGGALPLLAIAAITLYFWANDSGVKTGSVLRAFGSFAVTLVGLIVLVLLVEAGMFGSGKTGVLLLPVIGALLAIAVLPKRYRAVLAERDTWAIMLVYSITFGGFVGMSSYVTLLLTNLYQLSKIDAGLFMALLAATGAMVRPLGGLIADKVSGVRALTFLLAVISLCDFVFAAAMPAMAGGIALLLCLYVAFGLGNGATFQLVPHRWAGRTGLMSGIVGAAGGIGGFYLPVVMGIAKESTGSYQMGFATFGALAACAFVAIVALRRPWMAWSMHTGVMHAHATE; encoded by the coding sequence ATGAAAAACGTGATGAGCTCCCTAAAGAGTGGGGACTGGCGCGCGCTGGTGGCGTGTTTCCTCTATTTCGACACGGGCTTTACCGTGTGGGTCCTGTATGGACCGCTCGCACCGTTCATCAGCAAGAGCATCGCGATGACACCCGCGCAACAGGGTTTGCTGGTCGCGGTGCCGGTGCTGTCGGCTGCGATTCTGCGCGTGACGCTCGGTAACCTGTATCAATCCGCGCACGGCAAGCGCATTGCGCTGATGGGCGTGCTGTTGTCGGCGGTGCCGACCATCGTGTTGCCGCTTATGCCGTCCGTGCCGTCGTACACGGTGCTGCTGGTGCTCGGCGTGTTCCTCGGCGTGGGCGGTGCGAGTTTCGCGGTAGCGTTGCCGATGGCGGGCAGCAACTATCCGCCGAAGGTGCAGGGCCTCGTGTTGGGCCTTGCCGCGGCCGGCAATATCGGCGCGGTGCTCGACGGCTTTCTGTTCCCGCAACTGGCGACACACTACGGCTGGCAGATGGCCGCCGGCGGCGCTCTGCCTTTGCTCGCGATCGCCGCGATCACGCTGTATTTCTGGGCCAACGACTCCGGCGTGAAAACGGGCAGCGTGCTGCGCGCATTCGGCAGCTTTGCGGTGACGCTGGTCGGCTTGATCGTGCTGGTGCTGCTCGTCGAAGCCGGCATGTTCGGCTCCGGCAAAACGGGGGTGCTGCTGTTGCCGGTGATCGGCGCTCTGCTGGCGATCGCGGTGCTGCCGAAACGTTATCGCGCGGTGCTTGCCGAGCGTGACACGTGGGCGATCATGCTGGTCTACAGCATTACGTTCGGCGGTTTCGTGGGTATGTCTTCTTATGTCACGCTGCTGCTGACCAATCTCTATCAACTCTCGAAGATCGACGCGGGCCTCTTCATGGCGCTGCTCGCCGCGACCGGCGCGATGGTGCGCCCGCTCGGCGGCCTGATTGCCGACAAGGTGTCCGGCGTACGTGCGCTGACCTTCCTGCTCGCGGTCATCTCGCTGTGCGACTTCGTGTTCGCTGCGGCCATGCCGGCAATGGCCGGTGGCATCGCGCTGCTGTTGTGCCTGTATGTGGCCTTCGGTCTCGGCAACGGCGCGACCTTCCAGTTGGTGCCGCATCGCTGGGCCGGCCGCACGGGTCTGATGTCGGGCATCGTCGGCGCCGCGGGCGGCATCGGCGGATTTTATCTGCCTGTCGTGATGGGTATCGCAAAGGAAAGCACGGGCAGCTATCAAATGGGCTTCGCGACGTTCGGCGCACTGGCGGCCTGCGCGTTCGTCGCAATCGTCGCGCTGCGCCGTCCGTGGATGGCGTGGTCGATGCACACCGGTGTGATGCACGCGCACGCAACGGAGTAA